In a single window of the Candidatus Deferrimicrobium sp. genome:
- a CDS encoding DUF1858 domain-containing protein, whose product MDLYTKGFVVAALVYFFLAAILGIWMGGTDAAGWVRFAHVHFNLLGFMSMMIYGVGYFILPRFNGRTLHWPSWVPIHFFLANIGLIGMVATAPERPSTGFILFSALSVISAGMFAVNLGATMLVEPKVEEESSSAEETASHAAVSSAPKDTSAGTSPAAPPSVAPRIDPDMRVGEVLTRWPQTVDVFVGHGFASLASPEHREQVKQIPITLRMACQRHNVDLDYMLAELNETISPAPAKAAGDPTMTAPAKATKKGKLAKGETIGANHILGEILAAYPETEKVFRKYYGDGCFSCPGQATESVKQSAMMHNVSEKQLLSELNHVAGF is encoded by the coding sequence ATGGACCTATACACCAAAGGGTTCGTGGTCGCGGCGCTCGTCTACTTCTTCCTGGCCGCCATCCTCGGAATCTGGATGGGGGGAACGGACGCGGCGGGGTGGGTGCGATTCGCCCACGTTCATTTCAACCTGCTGGGCTTCATGTCGATGATGATCTACGGCGTGGGGTACTTCATCCTTCCGCGGTTCAACGGCCGCACGCTGCACTGGCCTTCCTGGGTCCCCATCCATTTTTTCCTTGCCAACATTGGTCTGATCGGGATGGTGGCCACCGCGCCGGAGCGTCCTTCCACGGGATTCATCCTCTTTTCCGCCCTGTCGGTCATCTCGGCGGGGATGTTCGCCGTGAACCTCGGGGCGACGATGCTGGTCGAACCGAAGGTGGAAGAGGAATCCTCCTCCGCGGAGGAAACCGCATCACACGCCGCAGTTTCCTCCGCTCCGAAGGACACATCGGCAGGGACATCCCCCGCCGCACCACCTTCCGTCGCGCCGAGGATCGACCCGGACATGCGGGTGGGGGAGGTCCTCACCCGGTGGCCGCAGACGGTGGATGTCTTCGTGGGGCACGGCTTCGCCTCTCTTGCAAGCCCGGAGCACCGGGAACAGGTGAAGCAGATCCCGATCACGCTGCGGATGGCGTGCCAGCGGCACAACGTGGACCTCGACTACATGCTCGCGGAGCTGAACGAGACGATCTCCCCCGCGCCGGCGAAGGCGGCTGGCGACCCGACGATGACCGCCCCGGCGAAAGCGACGAAGAAGGGAAAGCTGGCCAAGGGGGAGACGATCGGCGCGAACCATATCCTCGGCGAGATCCTCGCGGCGTACCCCGAGACGGAGAAGGTTTTCCGGAAATATTATGGAGACGGCTGCTTCTCCTGCCCCGGGCAGGCGACAGAGTCCGTGAAACAGAGCGCGATGATGCACAATGTCAGCGAAAAGCAGCTCCTCTCGGAGCTGAACCACGTCGCCGGGTTCTGA
- a CDS encoding DUF6306 domain-containing protein, which yields MALIDRMQELLEAERAGVKCLDVMADHAADMGRKELFSLFRNDEGKFCAGLYRLLQARGAAPTKNVGAFADKVIALPTEAEQVALLIKGQAWVVRKIDEIPPPEQNAEEKAFFADMREAHVVNIEKCKKLSP from the coding sequence ATGGCTCTGATCGACCGGATGCAGGAACTGCTGGAAGCGGAGCGCGCGGGGGTGAAGTGCCTCGACGTGATGGCGGACCACGCCGCGGACATGGGGAGGAAGGAGCTGTTCTCCCTCTTCCGGAACGACGAGGGGAAATTCTGCGCCGGGCTGTATCGCCTTCTCCAGGCGCGCGGCGCCGCCCCCACGAAGAACGTCGGCGCGTTCGCCGACAAGGTGATCGCCCTGCCTACGGAGGCCGAGCAGGTCGCCCTCCTCATCAAGGGCCAGGCGTGGGTCGTCCGCAAGATCGACGAGATTCCCCCCCCGGAGCAGAACGCGGAGGAGAAGGCGTTCTTCGCCGACATGCGCGAAGCACACGTCGTCAACATCGAGAAGTGCAAAAAGCTCAGCCCGTAG
- a CDS encoding cupin domain-containing protein produces the protein MHVAGWKDVEGMAVTEAGADGVTIRVLMGENVGAPNFTLRHFEVAPGGHTPFHAHAWEHEVFVLSGKGKVKRKDGETEVGPGSFVFVPRDEEHAFANASSETFSFLCAIPATKVCLR, from the coding sequence ATGCACGTTGCAGGATGGAAGGACGTCGAGGGGATGGCGGTCACCGAGGCGGGGGCGGACGGCGTCACGATCCGTGTCCTGATGGGCGAGAACGTCGGCGCCCCCAACTTCACCTTGCGGCATTTCGAGGTGGCGCCGGGGGGACATACCCCGTTCCATGCCCACGCGTGGGAGCACGAAGTGTTCGTCCTCTCGGGGAAGGGGAAGGTGAAGCGCAAGGATGGCGAGACGGAAGTCGGACCGGGGAGCTTCGTCTTCGTCCCGCGGGACGAAGAGCACGCCTTCGCAAACGCATCGAGCGAAACCTTCTCGTTCCTGTGCGCCATCCCGGCGACGAAGGTGTGCCTGAGATAA
- a CDS encoding cytochrome c: protein MNPSALPPALLPDTFLLLRYLLIAALLLYLPFLGIIIAGSAASLVLNFFGRENRDDRSLRLSREWIEAVTVNRWVLLLLGLLPYPAIAYTCQRLLGGRASLPAIAWLIPFGALLAGCLLLSLYRSGIRQTTELPAASFGAGTAGLLAMISAAFLSFLLLGTLVNPAKLPLVRSNLVFILSWHSLVEFLLFLALSFGLAGGIALRFLGRSKAGEAGGGPDYEARVRTTGTSFALAGALAVPPLVVFYLITLPVTGLSKVVFAMAATVPILALAVFALLYLLPGKEEGRPGDRVSALFVLMFLAVILCYQTAVANAFQGLSAPPGPLAAETVSKEGKGMVKPAAGEDAALEKGKKVYDTVCSVCHRFDVKIVGPPYNDVVPKYKGNVEKLKAFIRNPVKVNPSFPAMPKPAIKEDEIDAVARYLLFTAKGGK from the coding sequence ATGAACCCCTCGGCTCTCCCCCCCGCCCTGTTGCCGGATACGTTCCTCCTTCTCCGCTACCTCCTTATCGCCGCCCTGCTCCTCTACCTGCCGTTCCTCGGGATTATCATCGCCGGATCGGCCGCCTCCCTGGTCTTGAACTTCTTCGGTAGGGAGAACCGGGATGATAGGTCGTTGCGCCTGTCCCGGGAATGGATCGAGGCGGTCACCGTGAACCGGTGGGTCCTTCTCCTCCTCGGTCTCCTTCCTTATCCGGCCATCGCCTATACCTGTCAGCGGCTCCTCGGAGGTCGAGCCTCCCTTCCGGCGATCGCATGGCTCATTCCGTTCGGAGCACTCCTGGCGGGGTGCCTGCTCCTCTCCCTGTACCGTTCGGGCATCCGCCAGACGACGGAGCTGCCCGCCGCCTCGTTCGGGGCGGGGACGGCGGGTCTCCTGGCAATGATATCCGCCGCCTTCCTGTCGTTCCTGCTGCTGGGAACCCTCGTAAACCCTGCCAAGCTCCCCCTGGTTCGAAGCAACCTCGTTTTCATCCTCTCCTGGCATTCCCTCGTGGAATTCCTCCTGTTTCTCGCGTTGTCCTTCGGGCTAGCCGGCGGGATTGCCTTGCGGTTCCTCGGCCGGTCGAAGGCTGGAGAGGCGGGCGGCGGCCCCGACTACGAGGCGCGCGTCCGGACCACCGGGACGTCCTTTGCCCTGGCCGGGGCGCTGGCGGTCCCGCCGCTCGTCGTGTTTTACTTGATTACACTCCCTGTCACGGGGTTGTCCAAAGTGGTATTCGCCATGGCCGCGACCGTACCGATTTTGGCACTGGCCGTATTCGCTCTCCTGTATCTTCTTCCCGGAAAAGAGGAGGGCCGGCCGGGCGACCGCGTGTCGGCCCTGTTCGTCCTGATGTTCCTCGCCGTGATCCTGTGCTACCAGACGGCAGTCGCCAACGCCTTCCAGGGTCTTTCCGCTCCCCCGGGGCCGCTGGCGGCCGAGACGGTTTCCAAGGAAGGCAAGGGGATGGTGAAACCCGCGGCGGGAGAGGATGCAGCCCTGGAGAAGGGGAAGAAAGTATACGATACCGTCTGCTCGGTCTGCCACCGGTTCGACGTCAAGATCGTCGGCCCCCCGTACAACGATGTCGTGCCGAAATACAAGGGAAATGTCGAAAAGCTGAAGGCGTTCATCCGGAACCCGGTCAAGGTGAACCCCTCCTTCCCGGCAATGCCAAAACCGGCCATCAAGGAAGACGAGATCGATGCGGTCGCACGGTACCTGCTGTTTACGGCCAAGGGCGGCAAGTAG
- a CDS encoding cytochrome c3 family protein — translation MKKTLVAIAALGYFGVSVLLVGGLWYLWYSTGPAPVQPIAFPHTVHAGRLQIPCTYCHIFADRARSAGAPPLEICMGCHRTIATDREEIRKLTRYYEEKRPIEWKRVYALPDFIYFSHKRHVKAGVACSMCHGDVANMKRVRRVNELIMGWCVSCHGVRGASRDCATCHK, via the coding sequence TTGAAGAAAACGCTTGTCGCCATCGCCGCCCTCGGGTACTTCGGGGTTTCCGTCCTCCTCGTGGGGGGGCTTTGGTACCTCTGGTACAGCACGGGGCCGGCGCCCGTGCAGCCGATCGCCTTCCCGCACACGGTTCATGCCGGGAGGTTGCAGATTCCCTGCACGTACTGCCACATTTTTGCGGACCGGGCGCGTTCCGCCGGCGCCCCCCCACTGGAAATCTGCATGGGCTGCCACAGGACGATCGCCACCGACAGGGAAGAGATACGGAAACTTACACGTTATTACGAGGAGAAGAGGCCCATCGAGTGGAAGCGGGTCTACGCCCTGCCGGACTTCATCTACTTTTCCCACAAGCGGCACGTGAAGGCAGGGGTGGCGTGCTCAATGTGCCACGGGGATGTGGCGAATATGAAAAGAGTCCGGCGGGTAAACGAGTTGATCATGGGATGGTGCGTTTCGTGCCACGGAGTCCGGGGAGCATCCCGCGACTGCGCAACCTGCCATAAGTAG
- a CDS encoding 4Fe-4S dicluster domain-containing protein, whose translation MSSCGSRKSTARFTSYLLPPEEGIVPGEANFLPSTCTECPAGCGVLVRLRDGRPVKLEGIPGHPVNDGGLCVRGQSSLYRIYHPERLRSPMAREGGKHRPVTWEEAFSRVADSLTASRQGGRKNLFLSGRTTGSFPRLVDATCSKLGIERLPEYEVYSHAAEKEANGLLFGDRDLPHYRIENADFLLTVGVDLLETHVTPVAYTRKISSARARGDFLWYHVEPHLSLTGANADRRFALRPGQEWHLLSFLLREVLDRKTPKTPLSGELLAALPRTTASIVSGETGIPSELLKEIANRLATAKRPLLIAGGVGTAQSGSLEVASAAAILQWGTGAIPERVDFARSENYRTVGTLRDMEELSARMGRGEAGVVFLFRTNPVFSLPQRLAFKENLKKASLSVGMGDFLDETLRETDLILPLSHSLESWGDIEPRRGVMSLLQPVLPPLHDTLSDGDALLRLLGKVSGKGAPGSYEELLHAAWGKRLGEAGRNQLLEKGYAEETLPKKAVSLDGKRAAETLRSAGPTEDAGKPVLILAPSLRTFDGRSRILPILSEIPDPLTTITYGPWISMSEEDAARAGLRDRDEVTVTSADWQTALPVKIQPGLAAGVFFAYRALLPSPPIRTDRRTGGGVEYIGGVRISRTGKTAEVPILSGSFSQLGRGLIPDHLHLEEGRRHKRWTLYPEHEHKEYRWALAVDLERCNGCAACVAACHIENNVPVAGKVDHLKGRTMSWLRIEPFYEHGEVEFLPMLCQQCHNAPCESVCPVFATNHNPEGLNVQVYVRCVGTRYCSNNCPYKVRRFNWRQHQWPKPVDWMLNPDVPAREVGVMEKCTFCIQRIRTAKDKAKDEGRKVGDGEFTTACAQSCPTGALTFGNFLDKESKVYRLAHSVRAYRVFESLGTEPSVYYLRGRKP comes from the coding sequence ATGTCCTCCTGCGGGTCCAGAAAAAGCACGGCGAGATTCACCTCCTACCTCCTTCCACCGGAAGAAGGAATCGTTCCCGGGGAAGCCAACTTCCTCCCTTCGACGTGCACGGAATGCCCCGCCGGATGCGGGGTGCTGGTAAGACTGAGGGACGGGCGGCCGGTCAAGCTCGAGGGCATACCGGGACACCCTGTGAACGACGGCGGATTGTGCGTTCGCGGGCAATCTTCCCTGTACCGGATTTATCATCCGGAGAGGCTCCGGAGCCCTATGGCCCGGGAGGGAGGAAAGCATCGGCCCGTAACGTGGGAAGAAGCCTTCTCCCGGGTGGCGGATTCCCTGACGGCGTCCCGTCAAGGAGGCCGAAAAAATCTCTTCCTGTCCGGGCGGACGACCGGCTCCTTCCCCCGGCTCGTCGACGCCACCTGCTCAAAACTCGGAATCGAGCGACTCCCCGAATACGAGGTGTACTCCCACGCCGCCGAAAAGGAGGCGAACGGCCTCTTGTTCGGCGATAGGGACCTTCCCCATTACCGGATCGAAAACGCCGATTTCCTACTGACGGTCGGCGTGGACCTCCTCGAAACCCATGTCACTCCCGTCGCCTACACCCGGAAAATATCTTCCGCCAGGGCCCGTGGCGATTTCCTCTGGTACCACGTGGAGCCCCATCTGTCGCTCACCGGTGCCAACGCGGACAGAAGGTTCGCCCTCCGGCCGGGACAGGAATGGCACCTCCTTTCCTTCCTGCTCCGGGAGGTCCTGGACAGGAAGACCCCGAAAACTCCGTTGTCCGGTGAGCTCCTCGCCGCCCTGCCGCGGACGACGGCTTCGATCGTCTCCGGGGAAACGGGCATCCCGTCGGAATTGTTGAAGGAGATCGCGAACCGTCTCGCCACCGCGAAGCGTCCTCTCTTGATCGCCGGCGGGGTCGGAACAGCGCAGTCGGGAAGCCTGGAAGTTGCGTCGGCTGCCGCGATACTCCAATGGGGTACGGGAGCCATTCCGGAACGGGTCGATTTCGCAAGGAGCGAGAACTACCGTACCGTCGGGACGCTCCGGGACATGGAGGAACTCTCTGCCCGGATGGGAAGGGGAGAAGCCGGGGTGGTGTTCCTCTTCCGGACCAACCCCGTCTTCTCCCTGCCGCAGCGCCTCGCGTTCAAGGAGAACCTGAAGAAGGCGAGCCTCAGTGTCGGGATGGGCGATTTCCTCGACGAGACCCTGCGCGAGACGGACCTTATTCTTCCCCTTTCTCATTCCCTCGAATCGTGGGGCGACATAGAGCCGCGGAGGGGGGTCATGTCCCTCCTCCAACCTGTGCTACCCCCCCTGCATGACACCTTGTCCGATGGTGATGCGCTCCTTCGCCTCCTCGGGAAAGTCTCCGGGAAGGGGGCGCCGGGGAGCTATGAGGAACTTCTGCATGCGGCGTGGGGAAAGCGGCTCGGAGAGGCCGGGAGGAACCAGCTTCTCGAAAAAGGGTACGCCGAGGAGACATTGCCGAAGAAGGCGGTCTCCCTCGATGGGAAGAGGGCCGCTGAAACCCTCCGGAGCGCGGGCCCGACGGAGGATGCCGGGAAACCCGTCCTCATCCTGGCCCCCTCCTTGCGGACCTTCGACGGGCGGAGCCGGATCCTGCCGATCCTTTCCGAGATCCCGGATCCGCTCACCACCATCACATACGGCCCCTGGATCTCCATGTCCGAGGAGGACGCGGCGCGGGCCGGGCTCCGGGACCGGGACGAGGTGACGGTCACGTCGGCCGATTGGCAGACGGCGCTCCCGGTGAAGATCCAGCCGGGCCTCGCCGCAGGGGTCTTCTTCGCCTATCGCGCCCTGCTTCCCTCCCCCCCAATCCGGACGGATCGACGGACAGGGGGCGGGGTAGAGTATATCGGGGGCGTCAGAATATCGAGGACCGGAAAAACGGCCGAGGTGCCCATCCTCTCGGGCTCCTTCTCCCAGTTGGGCCGGGGCCTCATCCCCGACCACCTCCACCTGGAGGAGGGCAGGCGCCACAAGCGGTGGACACTATACCCCGAGCACGAACACAAGGAATACCGGTGGGCCCTGGCCGTGGACCTTGAACGGTGCAACGGCTGCGCCGCCTGCGTGGCGGCTTGCCACATCGAAAACAACGTTCCCGTTGCGGGAAAGGTGGACCACCTGAAGGGCCGGACGATGTCGTGGTTGCGGATCGAGCCGTTCTATGAACATGGGGAGGTCGAGTTCCTCCCCATGCTCTGCCAGCAGTGCCACAACGCGCCGTGCGAATCGGTCTGCCCGGTCTTCGCCACCAACCACAACCCCGAAGGACTGAACGTCCAGGTATACGTGCGGTGCGTGGGGACGCGATACTGCTCCAACAACTGCCCCTACAAGGTGCGCCGGTTCAACTGGCGGCAGCACCAGTGGCCGAAACCGGTCGACTGGATGCTGAACCCCGACGTCCCGGCCCGGGAAGTCGGAGTGATGGAAAAATGCACCTTCTGCATCCAGCGGATCCGGACTGCCAAAGACAAAGCCAAGGACGAGGGAAGGAAGGTCGGGGACGGGGAATTCACGACGGCCTGCGCGCAGAGTTGCCCCACCGGAGCGCTGACCTTCGGCAACTTCCTCGATAAGGAATCGAAGGTCTACCGGTTGGCCCATTCCGTGCGAGCCTACCGGGTGTTCGAGTCCCTCGGGACCGAACCGTCGGTCTACTACCTCCGCGGCAGGAAACCGTGA